The Pseudanabaena sp. FACHB-2040 genome includes a window with the following:
- a CDS encoding DUF3644 domain-containing protein, giving the protein MRYDKVDKAYRFLIEKEQLEDSFTLEELAEATGWASSSCKSYPTKRWHQYLERNGDEYTPTGIRTLSLDEFRTVHSQKLQHIKDNSSLGRLIQKSKEFALLATSTYNNPFTAYKTHGFIVHMVIAWTALFHAIFERDKKDYFYRDKNGEVKIIDDEEKASELSACCKSYWGDKKPPERVNLDFLIGLRNKIEYRSLPELDPAVSGHCQSCLSNFEELLVNEFGNTYTLTGNLAIALQLTRTSQDAQVSALKQLQTENYSLVRKYMQDFQNNLEDDLLSNQKYRLSVFLIPKLGNHARSAGMAIEFVNMDDLSEEELENYQ; this is encoded by the coding sequence ATGCGGTACGACAAAGTTGACAAAGCTTATAGATTTCTTATAGAGAAAGAACAACTAGAAGATTCTTTCACCCTAGAAGAGCTTGCCGAAGCTACTGGTTGGGCAAGCTCTTCTTGTAAATCCTACCCTACTAAACGTTGGCATCAATATTTAGAGAGGAATGGAGACGAATATACACCAACTGGTATACGAACACTCAGTCTTGATGAATTTCGCACTGTTCATAGTCAAAAGTTACAACACATAAAAGATAACTCTAGTCTTGGAAGACTAATTCAGAAGTCGAAAGAGTTTGCTCTACTAGCAACATCTACTTATAACAATCCCTTCACTGCTTATAAAACTCATGGTTTTATAGTTCACATGGTCATTGCGTGGACTGCCTTGTTTCACGCAATCTTTGAAAGGGATAAGAAGGATTATTTTTACAGAGATAAGAATGGAGAAGTCAAGATAATTGATGATGAGGAAAAGGCTTCTGAATTAAGTGCTTGCTGCAAATCTTACTGGGGTGATAAAAAACCTCCAGAAAGAGTCAACTTAGATTTTCTAATTGGACTAAGAAACAAAATAGAGTACAGAAGCCTGCCAGAACTTGACCCAGCCGTATCTGGCCATTGCCAATCATGCCTAAGCAACTTTGAGGAATTGCTTGTTAATGAGTTTGGCAATACGTATACGTTAACCGGAAATTTGGCTATTGCATTGCAGTTAACTCGTACATCGCAGGACGCCCAAGTGAGTGCACTCAAGCAATTGCAAACGGAAAATTATAGCCTCGTCAGGAAGTATATGCAGGATTTCCAGAATAATCTGGAAGATGATTTGCTTTCGAATCAAAAATACAGATTGTCTGTTTTTCTTATTCCAAAACTTGGCAATCATGCACGCTCAGCAGGCATGGCTATCGAATTTGTAAACATGGATGATCTTTCAGAAGAAGAGCTTGAAAATTATCAGTAA
- a CDS encoding HNH endonuclease — MLKDLQYYARKFAKLNVNRNRERGNAPHKPVLLISLIEMIEQGKIHRNQIPLSPELISTFLKYWRGLVRTDHRSDISLPFVHLTGDKFWHLTFHPDSEAITATGLGRKGVAAVRRMLQYASLDAELFDILKNPGQRITLLRVLIDSWFSGQGSQIEQLALIDEFESVKRQLLREGGTTYSVEDLNDEENIVVRNGAFRKIVVSLYEQRCAFCKLRIVSADGQNIVDGAHIKPFSEFRDDRFVNGLALCKNHHWAFDHGWFGIDDNFKVLIPQNRFIEESAVGSRAMSYFMGESIELPREEKFHPNLEALKWHRKRWDIV; from the coding sequence ATGCTTAAAGACTTGCAATATTACGCAAGGAAGTTTGCGAAACTCAATGTTAATCGCAATAGGGAGCGAGGCAATGCACCACATAAGCCCGTTCTCCTGATTTCGCTGATTGAGATGATTGAGCAAGGCAAGATTCATCGTAATCAAATACCCCTATCGCCAGAACTAATTTCAACTTTTTTGAAATACTGGCGTGGTTTGGTAAGAACAGACCATCGCTCTGATATTTCGCTTCCTTTTGTGCATTTAACGGGGGATAAATTTTGGCATCTAACCTTTCACCCTGATAGTGAAGCCATAACAGCGACAGGGTTGGGCCGTAAAGGAGTCGCGGCAGTGAGGCGGATGCTCCAGTACGCCTCTTTAGATGCGGAGTTGTTTGATATTTTGAAAAACCCAGGGCAACGGATAACTCTTTTGAGAGTTTTGATCGATAGCTGGTTTTCAGGACAAGGTTCTCAGATTGAACAACTGGCGCTGATTGATGAGTTTGAGTCTGTGAAGCGGCAACTCCTTAGGGAAGGCGGTACAACCTACAGCGTTGAGGACTTGAATGACGAGGAGAACATTGTTGTTAGAAATGGTGCGTTTCGAAAAATTGTGGTATCGCTTTATGAACAGCGCTGCGCGTTTTGCAAACTAAGGATTGTCAGTGCTGATGGGCAAAATATTGTAGATGGGGCACACATTAAACCATTTTCAGAATTTAGAGATGATCGCTTTGTGAATGGATTAGCCCTTTGTAAGAATCATCATTGGGCCTTCGACCATGGTTGGTTTGGAATTGATGACAACTTTAAGGTATTAATTCCTCAAAATCGTTTTATAGAAGAATCAGCTGTGGGCAGTAGGGCAATGTCCTATTTTATGGGCGAATCAATTGAATTGCCTAGAGAGGAGAAGTTTCATCCAAACCTTGAGGCTTTAAAGTGGCATCGAAAAAGGTGGGATATTGTTTGA
- a CDS encoding acetoacetate decarboxylase family protein gives MTYPPAPWNLNGSALATFHLVDVERVRPLIPAELSIVSVFPGKTLGIVYFSTYTRGSVLEYNELIVLPALLTYKGKVGPWISHIYVDNADSVEGGREIWGLPKQLAEFTWSDAAVKVYQEGRDLCSLSFQSTWMQLPAELQPSLMGLVFTQVGSALTWFDAQFQTQPAVISGHLTVPASSPFKALDLSQPFLSVSATDLKVKIQSPV, from the coding sequence ATGACGTATCCTCCGGCTCCCTGGAATCTCAATGGGTCTGCTCTGGCCACTTTTCACTTGGTGGATGTAGAGCGGGTGCGGCCTCTGATTCCGGCAGAGTTGTCTATTGTGTCGGTCTTTCCCGGCAAAACGTTGGGGATTGTTTACTTCTCGACCTACACGCGAGGTTCGGTGCTTGAATACAATGAGCTGATCGTGCTGCCTGCCCTGTTGACCTATAAGGGCAAGGTGGGTCCTTGGATCTCTCACATCTATGTAGATAATGCCGATTCTGTGGAGGGTGGGCGCGAAATTTGGGGACTGCCCAAACAGCTAGCCGAATTTACCTGGTCGGACGCGGCAGTGAAGGTTTATCAGGAGGGACGCGACCTTTGCTCTCTATCGTTTCAATCTACCTGGATGCAGCTTCCGGCAGAACTTCAGCCTAGTTTGATGGGGCTGGTTTTTACGCAAGTCGGCTCGGCTCTGACCTGGTTTGATGCTCAGTTTCAGACTCAGCCTGCCGTGATCAGCGGGCATCTGACGGTTCCTGCCAGCAGCCCGTTCAAAGCGCTGGATTTGTCTCAGCCCTTCTTATCGGTATCGGCTACGGATCTGAAGGTTAAGATCCAGTCCCCTGTCTAA
- a CDS encoding MBL fold metallo-hydrolase, giving the protein MAHLAQRHSQNAAGDLYVDTTCIDCDTCRWMAPTVFKSVGDQSAVYHQPETSEERQLALQALLSCPTASIGTVAPPKDIKAAQQSFPIEITDGIYHCGYHSEDSYGAASYLIERPDGNVLVDSPRFTAPLVKRLEALGGIRYLYLTHRDDVADHRKFQEHFGCQRILHVDEISRSTEDVEIQLKGTDSFLLAPDLQIIPVPGHTKGHTVLLYRNSVLFTGDHLAWSPALGHLHAFRRACWYSWPTLIESMKKLLDYSFEWVLPGHGRRYHADAVTMHESLIQCIAWMETVA; this is encoded by the coding sequence ATGGCACACCTCGCCCAACGCCACTCTCAAAACGCAGCAGGCGATCTCTATGTCGATACTACCTGTATTGACTGCGACACCTGTCGCTGGATGGCTCCCACTGTCTTTAAATCCGTAGGCGACCAGTCTGCGGTCTATCACCAGCCCGAAACCTCCGAAGAACGTCAGCTAGCGCTGCAGGCGCTGTTATCTTGCCCTACTGCTTCGATCGGTACGGTTGCGCCGCCAAAAGATATCAAAGCGGCGCAGCAAAGTTTTCCGATTGAGATTACCGACGGTATCTACCACTGTGGCTATCACTCAGAAGATTCTTACGGGGCCGCTAGCTACCTGATTGAACGACCCGACGGCAATGTTCTGGTGGATTCGCCCCGCTTTACTGCGCCGCTGGTCAAACGGTTAGAGGCCTTGGGCGGCATTCGTTATCTGTACTTGACTCACCGAGATGATGTTGCCGACCACCGCAAGTTTCAGGAACACTTTGGCTGTCAGCGGATTTTGCATGTCGATGAGATTTCCCGCAGCACTGAGGATGTTGAGATCCAGCTGAAGGGTACCGATTCCTTTTTGTTGGCCCCTGATCTACAGATTATTCCGGTCCCGGGGCATACGAAGGGCCATACTGTTTTGCTCTATCGCAACAGCGTTCTCTTTACCGGCGATCATCTGGCCTGGTCGCCTGCTCTAGGCCATCTCCACGCTTTTCGTCGGGCCTGTTGGTATTCTTGGCCGACTCTAATTGAGTCTATGAAAAAGCTGCTCGACTACTCTTTTGAGTGGGTGCTGCCCGGTCACGGCAGGCGCTACCACGCCGATGCGGTGACGATGCATGAGTCGCTGATTCAATGTATTGCCTGGATGGAGACAGTGGCTTAA
- a CDS encoding glycosyltransferase: protein MPSSLTLAPHKQVLNETLKEYFEGIAPELDSWRDRNRYYYRDIERLHQFLIPPNSRVLEIGCGTGDLLQGVAPAVGVGIDFAQSAVDLAQKKYPALNFYRLEAERITPEAFAPEHRSFDYIVLSGVLGYLSDIQAVLQRLQPFCHAQTRLILSFHNYLWEPALSAAEAIGQRRPQPPQNWLSMDDAVNLLSITGYVPLKRGTRFLMPKQIPGLSYLVNRYLGPLPLIKHLCLTCFVVARPDPALFEPAPAPTCSVVIPARNEAGNIRNAVARLPQLGSHTEIIFVEGHSSDNTWAEIQSLINTYSGPFTLKAYQQSGKGKADAVRLGFAEASGDILMILDADLTVPPEDLPHFVEVIAAGRGEFVNGSRLVYPRSHHAMPWLNTLANKFFAQMFSFLLEQPLKDTLCGTKVLRRSDYLRIAEGRRYFGDFDPFGDFDLLFGAAKLNLHIVEVPIRYQPRTYGQSNIAHVKEGIVLLKMCLYASRKLKFT from the coding sequence ATGCCCTCAAGCCTGACTCTGGCTCCTCATAAGCAGGTGCTCAATGAGACTTTGAAGGAGTACTTTGAGGGAATTGCCCCGGAGTTGGATAGCTGGCGCGATCGCAACCGCTACTACTACCGTGATATTGAGCGTCTGCATCAGTTTCTCATTCCTCCCAATAGTCGGGTGCTGGAGATCGGCTGCGGAACTGGAGATCTCTTGCAGGGGGTGGCTCCAGCGGTGGGCGTTGGCATTGACTTTGCCCAGTCCGCCGTTGACCTAGCCCAGAAAAAATATCCTGCGCTCAACTTCTATCGGCTAGAAGCTGAGCGCATTACCCCAGAAGCATTTGCGCCTGAGCACCGCAGCTTTGACTACATCGTGCTTTCGGGAGTGCTGGGTTACCTGAGCGACATTCAGGCAGTGCTGCAGCGGCTTCAGCCCTTTTGCCATGCCCAGACCCGGCTGATCTTGAGCTTTCACAACTACCTATGGGAACCCGCCTTGAGCGCTGCCGAGGCAATTGGCCAGCGTCGTCCCCAGCCGCCTCAAAACTGGCTGTCGATGGATGATGCGGTAAATCTGCTTTCCATTACAGGGTATGTGCCGCTAAAGCGAGGCACACGATTCCTCATGCCTAAGCAGATACCGGGGCTGTCGTACCTCGTCAACCGTTACCTCGGGCCGCTACCGCTGATTAAGCACCTGTGCCTGACCTGCTTTGTTGTGGCCCGGCCCGATCCGGCCCTATTTGAGCCTGCTCCCGCCCCGACTTGCTCTGTCGTTATTCCGGCTCGAAACGAGGCGGGCAACATTCGAAATGCGGTGGCTCGGCTGCCCCAGCTTGGCTCTCACACAGAAATTATCTTTGTTGAAGGCCACTCTAGCGACAATACCTGGGCTGAAATTCAGTCGCTGATCAATACCTATAGCGGCCCTTTTACCCTCAAAGCCTACCAGCAGAGCGGCAAAGGCAAGGCTGATGCAGTGCGGCTGGGCTTTGCCGAAGCCAGCGGCGACATTTTGATGATTCTCGATGCTGATTTGACGGTGCCGCCGGAAGATCTGCCTCACTTTGTTGAGGTGATTGCCGCTGGGCGCGGCGAGTTTGTCAATGGCTCGCGCCTAGTCTATCCCCGCTCTCACCATGCCATGCCCTGGCTCAACACTCTGGCTAACAAGTTCTTTGCCCAGATGTTTTCGTTTTTACTGGAGCAGCCGCTCAAAGATACGCTGTGCGGTACCAAAGTCCTACGTCGCAGCGACTATCTCCGAATTGCTGAAGGCAGGCGCTACTTTGGTGACTTTGACCCCTTTGGCGACTTTGACCTACTGTTTGGCGCAGCGAAGCTTAATCTGCACATTGTCGAGGTGCCGATCCGCTATCAGCCCCGTACCTACGGCCAGTCGAATATTGCCCACGTCAAGGAAGGCATAGTGCTGCTAAAGATGTGCCTCTATGCCTCGCGTAAACTGAAGTTTACTTGA
- a CDS encoding ribonuclease D, whose translation MADDFQICDRDLPDELLARYLEADAIACDTETMGLIPQRDRLCLVQLADSEGYVSAVRIELGQRQAPNLKRLLEASHSLKIFHFARFDVATLRYHLDIETAPIFCTKIASKLSRTYSPRHGLKDLIKELEGVELDKSAQSSDWGNAMNLSEEQLRYAANDVRYLHAAQQKLTTMLQREGRWELAQQCFHCLPTFVSLDLLQYSSIFEH comes from the coding sequence ATGGCGGATGATTTTCAGATTTGCGATCGCGACCTCCCCGACGAATTGCTAGCCCGCTACCTTGAGGCCGATGCGATCGCTTGCGACACCGAGACAATGGGCTTAATTCCCCAGCGCGATCGTCTGTGTCTGGTGCAGTTGGCCGATTCAGAAGGGTATGTGTCGGCCGTGCGAATCGAGCTGGGTCAACGACAGGCCCCTAACCTCAAGCGCCTGCTGGAAGCCTCCCACAGCCTCAAGATCTTTCATTTTGCCCGCTTTGACGTAGCCACCCTGCGCTATCACCTAGATATTGAGACAGCTCCCATCTTCTGCACCAAGATCGCCAGCAAGCTCAGCCGTACCTACAGCCCTAGACACGGTCTAAAAGATTTGATCAAAGAGCTAGAAGGCGTCGAACTCGATAAAAGCGCCCAAAGCTCCGACTGGGGCAACGCCATGAATCTCTCAGAGGAGCAGTTGCGCTACGCCGCTAACGACGTGCGCTATCTCCATGCCGCCCAGCAAAAGCTAACGACCATGCTGCAGCGAGAAGGTCGGTGGGAGCTAGCCCAACAGTGTTTCCACTGCCTACCGACCTTCGTCAGCCTAGATTTGCTGCAGTACAGTAGTATTTTCGAGCATTAA
- the trpB gene encoding tryptophan synthase subunit beta: MTQTPLSPPASATSPTDLTVRPDGLGRFGRFGGKYVPETLMPALSELEQAYYQYRDEADFQAELDGLLRDYVGRPSPLYFAERLTAQYARPDGSGPQIYLKREDLNHTGAHKINNALGQVLLAKRMGKQRVIAETGAGQHGVATATVCARFGLQCVIYMGVHDMDRQALNVFRMRLMGAEVRPVTAGTGTLKDATSEAIRDWVTNVETTHYILGSVAGPHPYPMLVRDFHAMIGTETRAQCQEKFDGLPDILLACVGGGSNAMGLFHEFVQETSVRLIGVEAAGTSVESGKHAATLTEGRIGVLHGAMSYLLQDDDGQVIEAHSISAGLDYPGVGPEHSYLKDIGRAEYYSVTDQEALDAFKRVSRLEGIIPALETAHAFAFLETLCPQLSDSPRIVINCSGRGDKDVQTVAKALGDQL; encoded by the coding sequence GTGACTCAGACACCCCTTTCTCCCCCCGCTAGCGCCACTTCTCCCACCGATCTCACTGTCCGGCCCGATGGCCTCGGCCGCTTTGGTCGCTTTGGCGGTAAGTACGTGCCCGAAACGCTGATGCCCGCCCTCAGCGAGCTAGAGCAAGCTTATTACCAGTACCGTGACGAGGCCGATTTTCAGGCCGAACTTGATGGCCTGCTGCGAGACTACGTCGGGCGGCCCAGCCCTCTCTACTTTGCCGAACGGCTGACGGCTCAGTATGCTCGCCCCGACGGCAGCGGCCCCCAAATTTACCTGAAGCGGGAAGATTTAAACCATACCGGGGCACACAAGATCAACAATGCTTTGGGGCAGGTGCTGCTGGCTAAGCGCATGGGCAAGCAGCGGGTGATTGCCGAAACTGGGGCGGGCCAGCACGGTGTAGCCACAGCTACGGTCTGTGCTCGCTTTGGCCTGCAGTGTGTGATCTACATGGGCGTGCACGACATGGATCGGCAGGCGCTCAACGTGTTTCGGATGCGGTTGATGGGAGCCGAAGTGCGGCCTGTGACAGCAGGTACCGGTACCCTAAAGGATGCCACCTCCGAGGCTATCCGCGACTGGGTCACCAACGTTGAAACCACCCATTACATCCTTGGTTCGGTGGCTGGGCCTCATCCCTACCCTATGCTGGTCCGAGACTTCCATGCCATGATCGGCACCGAGACCCGCGCCCAGTGCCAAGAAAAATTTGACGGTCTGCCCGATATCCTGCTGGCCTGCGTGGGCGGCGGCTCCAATGCAATGGGCCTGTTTCATGAGTTTGTGCAGGAAACTTCGGTGCGGCTGATTGGGGTTGAGGCGGCAGGCACCAGCGTCGAGAGCGGCAAACACGCTGCGACTCTGACTGAAGGTCGGATTGGCGTGCTCCATGGAGCGATGAGCTACCTGCTGCAGGACGATGACGGTCAAGTGATCGAGGCCCACTCCATCAGTGCTGGGCTAGACTACCCTGGCGTTGGGCCGGAACACAGCTACCTCAAAGACATTGGTCGGGCCGAATACTACAGTGTCACTGATCAGGAAGCTCTAGATGCGTTTAAGCGGGTGTCGCGGCTAGAGGGCATTATCCCGGCGTTGGAAACAGCCCACGCCTTTGCTTTCTTAGAAACGCTTTGCCCGCAGCTAAGCGACAGCCCCCGCATTGTGATCAACTGCTCGGGCCGAGGCGACAAGGACGTGCAGACTGTGGCCAAAGCTCTGGGCGATCAGCTCTAG
- a CDS encoding adenylate/guanylate cyclase domain-containing protein → MTRPVTSPSSTSESTAAAREIAATVDQVLLRESLSNELKLAYVRGLLLIVSTSLDILVFFFPQALIGQPSVPPTIALIGLLATSLSLTIWAWLKGRQTGLRALPVAVPIFDGLLVALFITNIARVMGESHPQILTNITAFCSLLAVSGGMRLYRRASVLTTGLALANFAYAAVLFRLEPGIALFASITILGTGFLGMWMATIVQRQVKSEAGRLVVEWFLPKTVVESAFEAPLELLRTPQSCVVTVLVTDLRDFTRYAEKLEPVAVLAFLNRWQEVQSQIVVQHGGWVDKFMGDGMLAVFGAPERLDNAAEAAFEAALAILRKVEDFCPLPIGIGLHSGEVVAGCMGSGSHLEFTVIGDTVNVAARIEGLTKSVDQPLLLSQTTQQQLSRVSQGELRSLGPLLLRGREEPLEIFTLH, encoded by the coding sequence ATGACTCGACCTGTGACTTCCCCTTCTTCAACCTCTGAATCGACTGCAGCGGCTCGTGAAATTGCTGCCACTGTCGATCAGGTTTTGCTGCGCGAGTCTCTCAGCAATGAGCTAAAGCTGGCTTACGTCAGGGGGCTGTTGCTGATAGTTTCGACCAGCTTAGATATTCTGGTTTTTTTCTTCCCCCAGGCTTTGATTGGGCAGCCATCGGTGCCGCCCACAATTGCCCTGATTGGCCTCTTGGCGACAAGTCTATCGCTGACAATTTGGGCCTGGCTGAAGGGCCGCCAAACTGGGCTGAGAGCATTGCCGGTGGCGGTGCCTATCTTTGATGGGCTGCTGGTGGCTCTCTTCATCACCAATATTGCTCGGGTGATGGGCGAGTCCCATCCTCAAATTTTGACTAACATTACTGCCTTTTGCTCTCTGCTGGCGGTTTCAGGGGGTATGCGGCTGTACCGTCGGGCCTCAGTGCTGACGACTGGACTGGCGCTGGCCAACTTTGCCTATGCAGCAGTCTTGTTTCGGCTAGAGCCAGGAATTGCCTTGTTCGCCAGCATCACGATTTTGGGGACGGGTTTTTTGGGCATGTGGATGGCGACTATTGTGCAGCGGCAGGTTAAGAGTGAGGCAGGCCGCCTGGTGGTTGAGTGGTTTTTGCCTAAAACCGTTGTGGAGTCTGCTTTTGAAGCACCGCTGGAGCTACTGCGAACGCCTCAAAGCTGTGTGGTGACGGTGCTGGTAACGGACCTGCGGGACTTCACTCGTTACGCCGAAAAGCTAGAGCCGGTGGCTGTGCTGGCCTTTTTGAATCGCTGGCAGGAGGTGCAGTCGCAAATCGTAGTGCAGCACGGGGGCTGGGTAGATAAGTTTATGGGCGATGGCATGTTGGCGGTATTTGGTGCACCGGAAAGGCTTGATAATGCTGCTGAGGCAGCTTTTGAGGCGGCTCTGGCCATTTTGCGTAAGGTAGAAGATTTTTGCCCTTTGCCGATAGGTATTGGGCTACATTCGGGTGAGGTCGTGGCGGGTTGTATGGGCAGTGGCAGCCATCTCGAATTTACGGTGATCGGCGACACAGTCAACGTTGCTGCTCGCATTGAAGGATTAACTAAGTCGGTTGACCAGCCGCTGCTGCTCAGTCAGACCACGCAGCAGCAGCTGAGTCGGGTGTCGCAGGGGGAGTTGCGATCGCTCGGCCCCCTGCTGCTGCGTGGCCGAGAAGAGCCGTTGGAAATCTTTACCCTGCACTAA